One window of the Camelina sativa cultivar DH55 chromosome 1, Cs, whole genome shotgun sequence genome contains the following:
- the LOC104758248 gene encoding putative nuclease HARBI1: protein MDTIMHPLMEYYNRYFSKQPMAEERGLGWQNLERQIRNKPVNCMNMLRMHPEAFKNLCTTLEQRYNLRSTDNISIDEMVAIFLVTCGQNASQRFVGMTFGRSQETAYRKFHEVLDAVERLACEYLKTPTTTSLQHYPRKLQEDSRYWPFFSGFVGALDGTHVKVMVGGSDAVGYFDRNGQKSLNIMAICDLNMIFKYAWLGAAGSTHDSLVLQYAIDGDPLFPRPPIGKYYLVDSGYANKRGFLAPYRGSSRENIRYHLSEFDAGAPRNKKELYNRWHASLRSVIERTFGVWKKKWTILDNLPRYDVKTQNRIVHATMVLHNFIRLHRIPDADFEDENVTARDSRGRRFAEGELNRLEEEEGTNDGQYMNNVRDEIANMLWNVRRH from the coding sequence ATGGATACGATAATGCATCCTTTGATGGAATATTACAATCgttatttttctaaacaacCAATGGCGGAAGAACGAGGATTAGGTTGGCAAAACCTTGAAAGGCAGATTCGTAACAAGCCGGTAAATTGTATGAACATGTTAAGGATGCATCCGGAAGCATTCAAGAACCTGTGCACAACGCTGGAGCAACGTTACAACTTACGGAGTACCGATAATATCAGTATTGATGAGATGGTGGCAATATTTTTGGTTACATGCGGTCAAAATGCATCTCAACGCTTTGTTGGAATGACTTTTGGTCGTTCCCAAGAGACTGCTTATCGAAAGTTCCATGAGGTACTGGACGCTGTAGAGAGACTTGCATGTGAGTATTTAAAaactccaacaacaacatcactcCAGCACTATCCTCGTAAGTTACAAGAAGATTCAAGATATTGGCCTTTCTTTAGTGGATTTGTTGGAGCACTTGATGGAACGCATGTCAAAGTAATGGTTGGAGGTAGTGATGCAGTTGGGTATTTTGATAGAAATGGACAGAAAAGTCTAAACATAATGGCCATATGCGATTTAAACATGATCTTCAAGTATGCATGGCTAGGCGCAGCTGGATCCACACATGATTCATTGGTGTTGCAGTATGCAATAGATGGAGATCCTTTATTCCCGAGACCTCCTATAGGTAAGTATTATCTCGTCGATTCTGGATATGCGAACAAGCGGGGATTTCTAGCTCCATATAGAGGAAGCAGCAGAGAAAACATCAGATATCATCTTTCAGAATTTGATGCAGGTGCTCCGAggaacaaaaaagaattatataataGGTGGCATGCATCACTTCGTTCTGTGATAGAACGAACATTCggagtttggaaaaaaaaatggacgaTTCTTGACAATTTGCCTCGTTATGATGTCAAGACTCAGAACAGAATTGTGCATGCTACTATGGTTCTTCACAATTTTATCAGGCTTCATAGAATTCCAGATGCTGATTTTGAAGACGAAAATGTCACTGCTCGAGATAGTCGTGGACGACGATTTGCAGAAGGCGAACTTAATCgacttgaggaagaagagggaacAAATGATGGCCAATATATGAATAACGTACGAGATGAGATAGCAAATATGCTATGGAATGTACGTCGTcattag